Below is a window of Leuconostoc gasicomitatum LMG 18811 DNA.
TCTCGTGCATTTGCTAAAGCCGTTTTGGTAATATTATCTCCAGATAGCATCATAGCAATTGCACGTTCACGCCCAGGTTCATCAAGTGCTGTCACTTGTGTCACTGTACGATCCATCTCAGTTGTTTTAGCAATGAGAAAGTGATGTGCTGCTGCTGCTGCAACTTGTGGTAAATGTGTAATGGCAAGTACCTGTGAATCAGCAGCAATGGTCAACATTTTCTTAGCAATTGCTTGTGCAACACGCCCGGAAACACCGGTATCCGCTTCATCAAATACAATAGAGATAATGTGCTGTTGTTTTGTAAAAGCTGTTTTGATAGCTAACATCAATCGTGCTGTCTCGCCACCAGAGGCAATTTTAACGAGCGGCGCCATCCCTTCACCCACATTAGTTTGCACATGAAATTCAACTTTATCTGTACCAGAAGAAATAAAGCCTTCAATTTGTTCAAAATGTACTGTAAACTCTGCACCGGCCATCAAAAGTTCATTCAATTGTTGATTAACGGCCTGTTCCAAACCACGTGCCACTTTTTGTCGCGCTTCACGCAGCTTAATCGCTTGCTTACGCAGAACCTGTCTTAAATCATTTTGCGTCACTTGAAGCTTTTCAACATCTAATTCATCATTGTCTACCATGGATAATTCTTTATCAACATGATCTTTGAATATTAGCACATCAGCAACTGTTGTCCCATATTTACGTTCTAACGAATGGATTAATTGCAACCGCTCGTCTATTCGTAGCAGTTCTGCTTCATCGTAAGTCAAGTCACTCATCTGTTCATCGACATCGCGGCTTACTTCTTGTGCTGTGTAATAACTGTCTGCTATCGTTCGAGCTAGTTCAGCATAATTGTCATCATACTCAGCAATTTCTTGTAATGCTTGCATGGCTTCCGCCAAAAGATCAACAGCTCCACCCTGATCACCATTAAGCGCTATTTGTGCATTTTGTAAACGGTCCGCAATTTTTTTATAATTTAATAGCTTACCCCGTGCATCAAGCAGATCATTTTCTTCATTCGGTTGTAAATCGGCATCTTCTAGTTCCTGTTGCTGAAACTGCAATAAATCTAACCGTTGCGTAATTTCTTGTTGAGACGTTTGAATTCTTCGAATACGTTGTGTAATTGCCCGAAACTCATGAAAAATTTGCTGATAGGCAGATTTTGTTACCAATAATTGTTCATCACCGTAAGCATCCAATAAAGGTAAATGTTCTTCGGGATTTAACAATTGTTGCGTATCGTTTTGCCCTTGAATATCAACCAGATATCTACCAATAATTGATAACGTTTTTAAATTAACTAATACACTATTGATACGTATCATACTACGCCCGTTATGTTTGAGCTCTCGGTAAATAATTAACTCCCCATCATCAATATCAATACCGTTTTCAATGAGTTTATCAATTAAAATTTTATTTTTAGGTACACTAAAAACAGCTTGCAAGATTGCTTTTTTACTACCATGGCGAATCATTTCAGAATTAGCACGTCCGCCTGTGAGCATCAAAAGTGCATCAATAATAATAGATTTTCCAGCACCTGTTTCACCTGTTAAAACACTCATACCACTATCAAACTGTAGCGCAACTTTTTCGATAATAGCAAAATTTTCAATGATAAGATTTTCTAACATAGTTATGATGTACTATTACGCACATTTTCTTTCGCTTATTTTTCTAATAATTTTTGAATTGTATTAGTCATCTGAGATGCAACAACACCATCTTTTAATAATACGAGTACAGAGCCATCATCACTTAACGTGCCAAAAATTTCTGGAAACTTCACCTGCTCAAGTAAATTAGCGATAAGCTGCCCATTGCCCGGTTGTACTTTTAATATAATTTGTCCACGTTGTGCACGTTGACTCAGAAATGACTGCTGCAAGGCACGTCGTAAACGCTGCAGATAGGGACGATCATCTTGTTTTGGTAGATGATAATGAAATCCACCTTGTGCATTAGGAATTTTAATAAGTCCCAATTCATTAATATCCCGTGATATTGTTGCTTGCGTGACAGTTTCACCTAATGTTTCAAAATGTGCCACGATATCTTCTTGGCGACCTACTTGTTGTTGCTGAATTAATGCTAGCAATGCTTTTTGACGCGTTTTTTTAATCATTGGCTTGGCTTTCTGTATGATTTAGTTGTGCATACGTCTGCGCTAAGAGTTGTTCAATATTGATGTTGTCAGCCATACTAGGTGAATCGTCACGTATTAAAACGGCAAGAAACTCGATATTCCCCTGCCCACCTTTAATGGGAGAATAGGTCAAAGCTTTAATTGAAAAACCGTCTTGAATCATCAATTGCGTAACTTTTTGGAGTACCTGTTTATGAACTGATGGGTCTTTAATAATACCATTTTTACCAACATTTTCACGTCCTGCTTCAAATTGTGGTTTAATTAACGCGACAACATGCCCGCCCATACTAATAATGCTTGCTAGTGGTGGTAATATCAGTCCTAATGAAATAAAAGACACATCAATTGTTGCAAAATTGGGCTGTCCAAACTTAAAATCATTTAATTTTGAATAACGAAAATTTGTGTTTTCCATTACTTTAACGCGATCATCTGATCTCAGTTTCCACACAAGTTGATTCGTTCCCACATCTAATGCGTAAACCAATTTGGCACCATTTTGCAAAGCAACATCAGTAAAACCGCCTGTAGAAGAACCAATATCTAAAACAATCTTATCTTGCACTGTAATGTCAAAGTCGTTTAAAGCTTTTTCCAACTTCAATCCGCCTCGTGACACATACTTCAGTTTTTCACCTTTAAAATGTAATTCTGTTGTAACTGGTATTTTTTGACCTGCTTTATCCAGTCTCTCTTCATTTTCACCCAGAATTTCTCCTGCCATAACAGCTCTTTTTGCCTGTTCTCGTGAATCAAATAAACCTTGCTGAACCAGCAAAATATCAACACGTTCTTTTTCTATGGCACTCATATATCATCTCCAATGACGTTCAAAAAATCATCCAATAGTGTTCGGTCAAATGTTAAATCCCGTGTTGCAAGATCAGTCAATAGTTGTCGTGCATGTGTAAGGTATTTGTCACGTTTCTCGCTAGCTGCTGTAATACCAATCAAATGTGGTAATGAGGTGATTTTTTCTACATCGTCTTGGTCTAAATCGTCTAAATCATCTTGAATTTGAAAGGCCATGCCAAAATCGGTACCAAATGTTAGTAGTGCCGAATTCGTCGTAGATATCGCTATTTCACTATTATCTGCCACAGAATTAGAATTCACATGGGATAATCGTGAGCCGGCTATCGCGGAAAATCCTAGTAATGCTGCTGTTTTAGGCGCGTAAACATCATTTAATAACCAATTGACATCAATTTTTGCTTCTTGGCGATGATTTTTCATATCCTCAACTTGGCCAATAACCATGCCAAAAGCACCTGCATGATAAGACAGCATCTGCGACAATAATAATAATTCTTTTGCGGCAATGTTTTCATTTTCTGTGTCAGTACTATTAGCACTGCTAACTACATGAAAAGCGCCTGTGAGTAAAGCATCTCCTACTAAAATTGCTTCTGCCTCGCCATATCGTGCATGTACACTAGGCTTTCCTCGACGAAACAGGTCATTATCCATTGCTGGCAAATCATCATGCACTAATGAATAAGCATGCACCCATTCCACTGCTGTTGCCACTTTCAAAATACTTGGCGTTATTTTTTGGCCAAAACTTGCTACTACCGCTAATGTTAACATTGGGCGTAGGCGTTTACCACCGTTCAAAACAGCATATGACATCATTTCGGAAAAATCGCTATCGCGTGATGCTACTCCTAAATCCTGTTTCAATTGTTGTTCAATTTTTGGTAACCATTCCGACTGAAAAGCTGTTAATTTAGTCATTTGTTTGTTCCAAATCAGTCAATTCATTGTTATCATCCATTACTTTAGCTAATGTCTGTTCTGCATTTTTTAAAGTGCCTTGTAGCTCTTTCACTAAGCCAACACCGTTTTGAAAGTCAGCCAAGGCACCCTCTAATGGCCTATCACCTTTTTCAAGTTGACTGACAATATCCTCTAATTGTTGTAATTTTTCTTCAAATGTCTTCGTTTCACTCATTTTTTAAATCACTCGTTTCTATAATTTTGGCTTTTGCCATACCATCAGAAAAACGTAAATCGATCGTATCATTTCTCTGAACGTCATTAATCGTGCGTACCACCTGTGAATCTTTTTCAATGAGAACATAGCCACGTTTTAATATTTTCAGTGGGCTAACTAAATCTAACTTTGCTGCCATGAGTTGTACATGTTCCTGGGGTTGTCGCAACAATATTTGCCTCACTTGTAGTTGTCTTTGTAAAAGAAGCATTAACTGGTGTTTAGTTGTTTTAAGACGTTGTTGTAAAACTTGTGTTAACGTATGGCATAATTGGTCAACACGTTGATTATAACCTGTATACAACCGGTCTGGTTGCTGAAAAATAATATGCTGCGTGATGCGTTCAACACGTTGACGACGAACATCCACTAGTTGCTTCATACGTAAATTCAATCGTATCTGTAACTCATTTAAACGACTAATCACTTGTTCAAGAGTAACGGGCGTCGATAATTCTGCAGCAGCTGTCGGTGTAGCAGCACGTTGATCAGCAACAAAATCGACCAGCGTATTATCTGTTTCATGCCCAACAGAACTGATGATTGGTATTCGTGCTGCAGCAATCACACGTGCTAATTTTTCATCATTAAAGGCCCATAAGTCTTCGATTGAACCACCACCTCGGCCTACAATCAGCGTGTCATAATCCCCTAACTCATCAATACGTAAAATTTGTTGAATAATTGTCGCCGCTGCCTTTTCACCCTGCACCACTGCGGGGAAAAGAACAATCTGAGCGCTTGGATATCTTCTTTGTACAGTACGTGTAATATCCTCAATGACAGCACCAGTTGGTGACGTGACAACAGCAATCTTTTTAGGAAATGTTGGTAGCTTCTTTTTGGGTAAATTAAATAATCCCTCTTGAGATAATTTATTCTTCAACTGTTCATAAGCCAAAAACAATTCACCAATGCCATCTGGTGTCATTTGTTCCAATATTATTGAATAAGTTCCACTTGGTTCGTATATTTGAACACGACCGATGGCATTAATTTTCATGCCTTCTTCTGGCTCGAATTTCAAACGGTTAGCGTAAGAAAACATCGCGGCAGAAATAACAGCCCCACCATTTGGATCTTTCATTGAAAAATACAAGTGTCGGCCACGACGTCGACCCATATTAGAAATTTCACCTGTAAGATAAACTTTTTCTAAGTAAGGATCAGCATCAAATTTACGTTTTAAATAGCTAGTTAACGCGCTAATTGTCAAATATTTTCTTGTTTCAGACATAGTTAAATTATACCATTTTTATGCATATATACAAAAAAGCATAGCGTAGTACTATGCTTAATCCAGAATTGTTGTCGAAAATGTTTTATCATTCGCATTGCGAATAAGTATAGCTTGCAGTTCATTAGCTGTTTGTATCACAATGCGGACTGGTACATTAGCAGGTAAGAATTTTAAAGCTGATTGTGACACATATGTTGTAAAACTATCAATTTCTGTTTGACTATAAAATTGTGTCGTAACTGTCACATTAAGCCCAGACAATGTGCCTTTTTTAAAGTTTGCAACTGCAGTGGCACCAGCGATATTTGGGAAAAAGTTTGACACATCATTTTTAAAATTAGCAAAACCATTATTTTCGTCATTGCCTAAACTTGATGTATCAGTTGCTTCTTTGGGTAACACAATTGATTTATCGCTAATATCAGACCATTCGGATAAGTCAGTTCCTTGTGTACTTTTTACTTCAGCATAAAAGCCACCCGGCGCCAACGAATCAGATGCTGAGTTGGCATACATTGCAACAACAATTGGTGTATTGTCTGATACACCCGATTGCTGACGAATTTGTTTAATAATTTTTGGTGCTACTTTCTTGCCATAGGCTACTCTGTCAGCTTCAGAAATTTCTTGCTTATAAGTCGTGCCATACTGCTCTTTTTGATACTCATCTTGTGTGTTCATTGCAACACCAACAACTATTCCAGACAATTTTAAATTATTGCCTGACTTAGTCATAAAATCTTGTTCTGTCAAGGTTTGAACATATATAGGATTACGCGATGAATCAGTTTTACCATTATCTTCTGGGTTTAACCCGTTTGGATTGTTATTACTTTTCCGCTCTAATAGATTGTTAACAGTATCTGATGATAAATACTGACCTTCTTGAAAAATATATTGACTAGGTTTAAATTGCGTTTTTGATAAATCTAACAAACTTGATTCAAAATGTTTGACATCTAAACTATTTGGTTCAGAAGTTGCAGTAATTCCTCGCGCAGCACTGACTAGATAACGGCCATCTTTAATCACAGTTTGATATTGTCCAGATGCTCTTTGTGTGATTTGAACACCATTTGCTTTATTCGTTGCTGTAGGTGCTACACGATTCATATTAAAAAAATACAGTCCGCCAATGGCAAGCGCCACAATTACAATTACAATTACCATATACCCGCGAAAACCTATACGTCTCATTTATCAATTTCCTCTTTTACTTGCGCACTAATGAATTCTTGTTCTGTCCATGTCGGCACACCTAGTTCATTTGCTTTTCGCAGTTTACTACCCGCAGCTTCACCTGCTATCAGTAAATCAGTCTTTGCTGATACAGCCCCTGAAACACTTGCCCCATGATCTTGTAGCCATTTTGTGACCATAGAACGACTATTTTTTTCAAGTTTACCCGTTAAAACAATTCTTTTGTGATAGAAAAAATTGTTTTCATCAATTTCAACATCAGATAAATATTTTTGATTAACACCAGCATCTGTTAACTCTTGCAACAATTGCTTT
It encodes the following:
- a CDS encoding arginine repressor; translated protein: MIKKTRQKALLALIQQQQVGRQEDIVAHFETLGETVTQATISRDINELGLIKIPNAQGGFHYHLPKQDDRPYLQRLRRALQQSFLSQRAQRGQIILKVQPGNGQLIANLLEQVKFPEIFGTLSDDGSVLVLLKDGVVASQMTNTIQKLLEK
- a CDS encoding CamS family sex pheromone protein; translation: MRRIGFRGYMVIVIVIVALAIGGLYFFNMNRVAPTATNKANGVQITQRASGQYQTVIKDGRYLVSAARGITATSEPNSLDVKHFESSLLDLSKTQFKPSQYIFQEGQYLSSDTVNNLLERKSNNNPNGLNPEDNGKTDSSRNPIYVQTLTEQDFMTKSGNNLKLSGIVVGVAMNTQDEYQKEQYGTTYKQEISEADRVAYGKKVAPKIIKQIRQQSGVSDNTPIVVAMYANSASDSLAPGGFYAEVKSTQGTDLSEWSDISDKSIVLPKEATDTSSLGNDENNGFANFKNDVSNFFPNIAGATAVANFKKGTLSGLNVTVTTQFYSQTEIDSFTTYVSQSALKFLPANVPVRIVIQTANELQAILIRNANDKTFSTTILD
- a CDS encoding polyprenyl synthetase family protein; the protein is MTKLTAFQSEWLPKIEQQLKQDLGVASRDSDFSEMMSYAVLNGGKRLRPMLTLAVVASFGQKITPSILKVATAVEWVHAYSLVHDDLPAMDNDLFRRGKPSVHARYGEAEAILVGDALLTGAFHVVSSANSTDTENENIAAKELLLLSQMLSYHAGAFGMVIGQVEDMKNHRQEAKIDVNWLLNDVYAPKTAALLGFSAIAGSRLSHVNSNSVADNSEIAISTTNSALLTFGTDFGMAFQIQDDLDDLDQDDVEKITSLPHLIGITAASEKRDKYLTHARQLLTDLATRDLTFDRTLLDDFLNVIGDDI
- the xseA gene encoding exodeoxyribonuclease VII large subunit gives rise to the protein MSETRKYLTISALTSYLKRKFDADPYLEKVYLTGEISNMGRRRGRHLYFSMKDPNGGAVISAAMFSYANRLKFEPEEGMKINAIGRVQIYEPSGTYSIILEQMTPDGIGELFLAYEQLKNKLSQEGLFNLPKKKLPTFPKKIAVVTSPTGAVIEDITRTVQRRYPSAQIVLFPAVVQGEKAAATIIQQILRIDELGDYDTLIVGRGGGSIEDLWAFNDEKLARVIAAARIPIISSVGHETDNTLVDFVADQRAATPTAAAELSTPVTLEQVISRLNELQIRLNLRMKQLVDVRRQRVERITQHIIFQQPDRLYTGYNQRVDQLCHTLTQVLQQRLKTTKHQLMLLLQRQLQVRQILLRQPQEHVQLMAAKLDLVSPLKILKRGYVLIEKDSQVVRTINDVQRNDTIDLRFSDGMAKAKIIETSDLKNE
- a CDS encoding TlyA family RNA methyltransferase, giving the protein MSAIEKERVDILLVQQGLFDSREQAKRAVMAGEILGENEERLDKAGQKIPVTTELHFKGEKLKYVSRGGLKLEKALNDFDITVQDKIVLDIGSSTGGFTDVALQNGAKLVYALDVGTNQLVWKLRSDDRVKVMENTNFRYSKLNDFKFGQPNFATIDVSFISLGLILPPLASIISMGGHVVALIKPQFEAGRENVGKNGIIKDPSVHKQVLQKVTQLMIQDGFSIKALTYSPIKGGQGNIEFLAVLIRDDSPSMADNINIEQLLAQTYAQLNHTESQAND
- a CDS encoding exodeoxyribonuclease VII small subunit, which produces MSETKTFEEKLQQLEDIVSQLEKGDRPLEGALADFQNGVGLVKELQGTLKNAEQTLAKVMDDNNELTDLEQTND
- the recN gene encoding DNA repair protein RecN produces the protein MLENLIIENFAIIEKVALQFDSGMSVLTGETGAGKSIIIDALLMLTGGRANSEMIRHGSKKAILQAVFSVPKNKILIDKLIENGIDIDDGELIIYRELKHNGRSMIRINSVLVNLKTLSIIGRYLVDIQGQNDTQQLLNPEEHLPLLDAYGDEQLLVTKSAYQQIFHEFRAITQRIRRIQTSQQEITQRLDLLQFQQQELEDADLQPNEENDLLDARGKLLNYKKIADRLQNAQIALNGDQGGAVDLLAEAMQALQEIAEYDDNYAELARTIADSYYTAQEVSRDVDEQMSDLTYDEAELLRIDERLQLIHSLERKYGTTVADVLIFKDHVDKELSMVDNDELDVEKLQVTQNDLRQVLRKQAIKLREARQKVARGLEQAVNQQLNELLMAGAEFTVHFEQIEGFISSGTDKVEFHVQTNVGEGMAPLVKIASGGETARLMLAIKTAFTKQQHIISIVFDEADTGVSGRVAQAIAKKMLTIAADSQVLAITHLPQVAAAAAHHFLIAKTTEMDRTVTQVTALDEPGRERAIAMMLSGDNITKTALANARDLRKQALKL